In Paenibacillus xylanilyticus, the genomic window CCGTATTCAGGAGAAATTGATGACGAATCCGGATATCGCCGATGCAGCCATTTCCATTATCGAAGATGATGGTGTGAATAGCTGGGGCAAGAAACATTCGGATGTTGTAAAATAACGTCTTTTTTATGATATATCCAAAGCGAGCAAGCCCACTCTCCGGAGTGGGCTTGCTGCATGTTCAACGAATAATCTTCCACCGTTGTCTCTGGATACAGGATTTCAAATGGAATAGTAGAATTAGTGCCTATTGTCCGGCTTGGGTTTGCGGGTTGTTACCTTATCATCTCTTTCCCTGTTTGGCCCCCATTTCCTCGATTTTCCCCAGCCATTTCAGCCGGAATGCTTCGGTAGATCCCTTGATCGGGCTGATCTCCGTAACCCGTACCGGCGATACACCAGAGAATTTCAATATATTTGAACTCATGACCCGGTGCCCGGCTTGCCTGTAGATCAAACGGTAATACCAGCGGGGTGTATCCATCGTCACGATGAGCTGCGCGGACTTTCCCTTTAACAATTTGTCCCACAGGGGCGAGCCTTCCCGGTATCTCATGGCAAACCCCGGCAGGAATACCCGGTCGAAAAATCCTTTCAGAACAGCTGGCATCGTCCCCCACCACAACGGATACACAAACACCAAATGATCGGCTTGACGGATCAATTCCTGGGCTTTGACCAGATCCTCCTCAAGTTCTGTCCGCTTACGATAACCGTATTTAAGGTTGGGATTAAACTCCATTTGGCTCAAATCTAGCAAATTCACATCACTGCCGGAACTCCGGGCGCCTTGGATATAAGCATCAGATAATGCTCTACAATAGCTCTCGGGATCCGGATGGCCGTTAATCACCAGAATATTGGATTTCATACTTAGGTTCCTCCTGTATAATAAATGAAAGCCGAAGAAGCTGGCGTATCCCCATCATAAGGTGACTTTACATCGAAACAAATGATCGAGGGCGCCGAAAATGTTGCTAATTCGCGCAAATGGAGGTACATGAACAACCACAATATCGGAGTATCCATTTCCCTGCTGTATCCAATCATGAAAACTCTTGTTCACAAAGGGTTTGAACTCGAAGCGTTTTTCAAATATGCCGATTTCGATTCGGCCGTCCTGGAACATGCCGATGCCCGAATTCCGGTCGACGAACTGGAACGAATAATGCAGCAAGCTTCTGCCTATTCCAACGATTTGTATTTTGGCCTCAATCAGGGTCTGCTGCTCGACTTCGCAGATCTGGGTCTTCCCGGTTACGTGATGATGCACTCCCAGACCATTGGTGATGCCCTCGCCGCATATCAGCGGTATAACATCATTCTGTACAGCGGCTTCAATCTCGATTGGGAGATTCAGGGACAGGATGTGGTCCTTCGTCTGTTTTTGCAATCGCCGCAGCAGATGTCCCGCCATTGCGTGGAAGACATGGCCATATCCGTTCTGTATCTGATCCGTAAGCTCGCGAATCGTCCGGTGGCGGTAAAAGAGGTTCGTTTTAGCCATGAGGCTCCAGATGATACGGGCGACCTCCGCCCATACATTGACATGTTCGGCGTAGCTCCCCAATTCGGGGAACCACATAATCTGCTGCGTCTGCACAAAGACATTCTCCGTCAGCCTGTGCTCTATTCGGATGCCAAAATGCTGCAGGTATTTGAAACGATGGCCGAGAAAAGCAAGGATCTGCTGCAGCCTTCTCATACGTTCTCTGGCAAGGTCAGCCGCTGGCTGATCGACAGCCTTCCTGCCTCCTTCCCCACATTACAACACACCGCAGAACATTTAGGCGTGAGCATTCGCACACTTCAAAGCAGGTTGCGTGAAGAAGGTACGACGTACCATGAAATCTCCGTTCAGGTACGGAGGGAGCTTGCCCAGAAATATTTGCAGGAAGGACAGTACTCTGTCGGTGAAATTGCCTATGCCCTACATTTTTCAGAGCAAAGTGCATTTCAGAATGCGTTCAAAAAATGGACTGGACAGACACCGGGACAATATCGGGCGGGTCTGACCTGAATCCCGAATAGGCCGCCTGTGCAGGAAGTACACGGGTTAAGCCCTGAGATGAAAGTCACCATGTGGTTCCTACCTAGACTTAAGTCTAGGTTCTTTTTAACGCCAAAGACCGAGGATGGATAATTCCAATTCATGGTATGCTGTGTGTAACGAGAAAAAAGACTTCATATCTGATCGGAACGACTCTTAATGAAACGATGAAAAGGAGAGATATCATGGCTAAACGTACGATCCTGGCGCCTGTACTGATTTTGCTGGGCGTGTATCTGATTCTGAACCAGGGAGGTTCACTCGGTCCGGGTACGATCTTCGCCAACTTCTGGCCAACCCTGTTCGTCATTCCGCTCGGCCTGTTCTTCCACTGGCTGTACTTCTCCATGATTGGCAGAGGGGTGGGCTTGCTTGTACCGGGCGGTATTTTGCTGACTGCCGGCGTAGTTAGCCAGATCGCCATGCTCTTTGGTAACTGGGGCACGATGTGGCCTGGCTTTATCCTCGCGGTTGCTGTAGGTTTGTTCGAATTGTACTGGTTTGGCGGACGAAACAAGTGGCTGCTCATTCCCATCAACATCCTGATGGTGATCTCGCTGCTCTTCTTCACGGTGATGTCCATCGGTTCGATGCTCAGCAGCATGTCCTTCATTCAGCCGTTCGTGGCGATTGTGCTGATTATGGGCGGGGCGTGGTTAATCGTGGGCCGCAAAAGAAACATGTAGGGGTATAAGCTGAAGGGCTGGGATTACACTAGGCCACTCCGATGACAGAACAACTTCCAATCGCTGTTATTCCCGGATTTCCTTGATTCCCCCTTTGACAGGGAGAAATCCGCGAAATAGCTTATGCTTCCGAAGTAGCTTTCTTTCAGAAAGCTTTTAGGCGCACGCTTCGCTTCTCCAGTTTGTTCTGTCCTCTCCGTTCCGTGTAATCCGAAAGTTCATCTTATAAACCAATAGCAAGTACATTTTGCTCTAAAGGTAAGGGTAAGAGAAAACCCCGATCATCCTGGAATGGATGATCGGGGTTTTGACTTTATAAAGCACATTCAAGTATGCAGCTCATGACGGCATCTGTTATGCCGATCAGTGTTACTTGCTGTGCATTTTAAACTCAAGGAACAGGTCGTTATAATGCGAAAGCATTTTTTTACCCAGATTATCGTACACTTCCAGCTTGCTTGTCAGTGAATCATCCGGATAGAACCGCTCATCACTGGAGATGTCCTCTGGCAGAAGCTTAAGCGCCTCGGCGTTCGGTGTGGAATATCCGACATATTCGGCATTACGTGCGGCATGATCAGGGTCCAGCATAAAGTTGATAAACTGGTGTGCTCCTTCAATATTGCTTGCCGTCTTCGGAATGACCATGTTATCGAACCAGAGGTTCGATCCTTCCTCAGGCACCACGTAATCGAGCTTGTCGTTCTCATCCATAATCTCCGAAGCATCTCCGGACCAGACAAGACCCACCGCCGCTTCCTCATTGGCCAGCAGCATTTTGATCTCATCACCGACGATGGCTCTGACGTTAGGCGTCAGGGTAGACAGTTTCGCAAGCGCCTCCTGCAGATGGTCTTCATTGGTGTCATTCAGGGAATAATGCAGACTGTTCAGTCCCATCCCGATGACTTCACGGGCACCATCCAGCAGCAGGATCTGGTTTTTCAGACGAGGGTCCCACAGGTCATCCCAGCTATCAAACGTCAATCCGTCCACCAGCTCAGGATTATAGACAATCCCCACCGTTCCCCAGAAGTACGGAATCGAATACTGATTGCCTTCGTCAAAGGACAAGTTCAGGAAATCAGGATCAATATTGTTCAGATTGGTTAATTTGCTGTGATCAAGTGGAACGAGCAGGTTCTCTTCTTTCATTTTGCTAATCGCATATTCAGAAGGAATCGCTACATCAAAGGTCGTTCCGCCCTGCTCAATCTTGGTGAGCATCGCTTCATTGGAGTCAAACGTCTGGTAGATGACCTTGATGCCTGTCTCCTCTTCAAACTCCGTCAGCAGATCCGGGTCGATATAATCGCCCCAGTTGTAGATGGTCAGCGTGTTGCCGCCCGAGTATCCCTGACTCTTATTGAGATAGGAGGCCAGGATCATCAGGGCAAAGGCTGCCACAAATACAATTGCAAATGTCCGTACCAGTTGCTTCATGGACGCAGCCCCCTTCCGGCAGGTGTCCGTGCAGCCCGGCGGTTAATGAAGTAGTAGCCAATAACCAGCAGCACGGTCAACAGGAAGAGCAGTGTCGACAGCGCATTAATGGACAACGACACACCCTGTCTCGCCCGGGAATAGATCTCTACGGATAGCGTCGAGTACCCGTTCCCCGTTACAAAGAAGGTAACCGCGAAGTCATCCAGGGAGTACGTCAGTGCCATGAAGAATCCGGCAAAAATACCCGGTTTAACATATGGCAGTACTACACGTGTGAGAATCTGCCATGAGCCTGCGCCCAGATCGCGTGCCGCATCCATCAGTGTTGGGCTCATCTCCTGCAGTTTGGGCAGCACCATGATGACAACAATCGGCACGCTGAACGCGATATGGGACAGCAGGACCGATGTGAAGCCCAGCTTGATTCCGATCATGGTGAACAAAATCAGGAAGGATGCACCGATGATGACATCCGGGCTTACGATCAATACGTTGTTGAGAGATAGCAGCGTATTCTTGGTCCGTTTACGCCGCACATGATAGATCGCGAGGGCTCCGGCCACGCCAAGAATCGTCGAGATGGCCGATGACAGCAGCGCGATAATAAAGGTATTCAGTACAATGATCAGCAGCCGGGTATCGGCAAATACTTCCCTGTACCATTCCAGTGTGAACCCTTCAAAGTTACGCATGTGACCGCCGCTGTTGAAGGAATAGAAGATCAGGTACGCAATCGGTGCGTACAGGATCGCAAAGACGACAGCCAGATAAACGTTAGACAGCTTTCCGTTTCTTCCCATTACGCACCTCCTTCTTCCCTGATCCGGTCAGAAACATAATGATCGCCATCGCAATAATCAAAAAGACGGCAATCGTCGACCCCATTCCCCAGTCCTGTGTGACGAGGAAATGCTGTTCAATGGCTGTTCCCAGCGTAATAACCCGGTTACCCGCAATAAGGCGGGTGATCATGAACAGGGACAACGCAGGGATAAATACAGCCTGACATCCCGATTTGACTCCAGTGAGTGTCAGCGGGAAGATGACCCGGCGAAACGTCAGCCAGGATGAAGCCCCGAGATCCCGCGCCGCGTAGATCAGCGAAGGATTCATCTCTTCCAGCGCGTTGAAGATCGGCAGAATCATGAACGGGATGAAGATGTACACCGATACGAAGATAAAGCTGAAATCGGTGAACAGAATCTGCTGTGAACCGATGCCAATCACTTCAAGCAAGGAGTTGGTCAGGCCATAGGTTCCGAACAGGCCGATGAAGGCATAGGCTTTTAACAACAGATTAATCCAGCTAGGCAAAATGATAAGCAGCAGCCAGAGCTGCTTGTGCTTCGTCCGGGTCAGCAAGTATGCCGTCGGATAGGAAACCAAGAGGGCAAACACCGTGATTAGCAGTGCATACCAGAATGAACTCAGTGTCATCTGCATATATACGGGCGTGAAGAAGCGGGCATAATTGCCAAACGTGAAATTTCCCTCTACATCAAAGAACGAATAATAGACAACCAGCAGTACCGGAGCGACAACGAACAGCACCATCCATAATACATATGGAATCAGATACGCATTGCGTGTACTCGCCTTACTCTGCATGGACGGCCTCTTGATAGGCTTCGAGTCGTTTGTCGAATTCCTCTTCGGTCTCGTTGAAGCGCATGACGTGAATGGCTTCCGGATCGAAATACAGACCAATGCGTTCGCCCACGACTGCTTTCTTCGTGGAATGCACCAGCCATTCGTTGCCGGCATCGTCATAGCTGGAAATCTCGTAATGCACCCCGCGGAACAGCTGGGAATCCACATTGACCTTCAGCTTGCCCTGATCCTCGGTCGTAATCTCCAGATCTTCCGGCCGGATCACGATCTCTACCGGCTCGTTCGGCTGCAATCCCTGGTCGACACATTCATACTGTGCACCAGCGAATTCCACCACGAAGTCCTGCTTCATCTTGCCGGATACGATGTTCGATTCACCGATAAAGTCCGCCACAAAGCGGTTAATTGGTTCATCGTAGATGTCATTCGGCGTACCGCTCTGCTGAATTACGCCGCCGTTCAGAACGAAAATCTCATCCGACATGGCCAGCGCTTCCTCCTGGTCATGCGTAACGAAAATAAACGTAATGCCCAGACGCTGCTGCAGCTCACGCAGCTCGTACTGCATTTCGGTCCGGAGCTTCAGATCGAGTGCGGACAAGGGCTCGTCCAGCAGCAGAATCTCAGGCTCGTTGACAATTGCACGAGCAATGGCGACCCGCTGACGTTGTCCACCGGACATTTCGCCAATCTCGCGGTTTTCATAACCGGACAGGTTGACGAATTTGAGGGCTTCCAACACTTTGCTGCGTATTTCAGCCGTTTTCATCTTTTTGATCCGCAAACCGAAAGCCACGTTCTCAAATACATTCAAATGTGGAAATAACGCATAATCCTGAAATACGGTATTCACCTGGCGCTGATGGGCAGGAACACGATTGATCAATGCTCCGTTAAAATAAATACTGCCCTGAGTCGGCTCCGCAAAGCCGGCGATCAGCCGCAATATCGTTGTTTTGCCGCAGCCCGAAGGGCCAAGCAGCGTATAAAATTTACCCCGCTCAATCTCGAAGCTGACTTCCTTCAATACGGCTTCATCCTGATCGTATTGCTGGGTCACCCGGTCGAACCGGATAATTGGTTGTTGATCTGACATGTTTCATCTCGCCCCCTTAAACTTGAGGTACAACTTCCCCTGTACATCTTCTATAAACACATCGTTATTACAAATCCCATCTATTATATATGATTCAGCTATATCCGCAATGGTTTTGATGTAAACGCAGTATGTCTTTTCTTCTTATTCTCACAGATCCTGCATACATTACGTTTATATGTCGATATCTACGCATTCTATAAGGCGATTGGAGGTTTTTTGAGCTTACCTGAGTCTGTAGGAAAGGAGTCTAAACGTGGACATTCGCCGTAATCTGCCTTTGCTGATGATCATTTGTTTTCTTAGTCAGATGGGCGGTTTCATGATCCTCCCCCTGTTTCCTTTATTTATTGAGGAATTCGGCCTGTCCGGCTGGATGATGGGGGTTATTTTTGCACTCTTTTATGTTGGAAAAGTCATTGGAGGGGTTCCGGCTGCAGCACTCTACCGCAAACTGGGCGGTCAACGGGCCTTAATCGTCATGCTGTTCATTCTCGCGGTCTGTATGGGCGGCTTCGCCGTCTCTTCTGCTGCACTTCTGTTTGGTTTGCTGCGGCTGCTGCAGGGACTCGCTTCCACCGGACTCACCGTCATTGTCCGATCCATCATCGGGGATGGGGGCAATGCGGATAACCGCGGTCTGTACAATGGATATATCAGCAGTAGTGAAGGTGGAGGCATGGTGCTTGGGCCGGTAATCAGCGGCTGGCTTGCCCTGCACTGGCCGTTATCGGCTCCATTTCTGCTCGTTACGCTATGCTGTCTGATAGCCATGGGAACGGCTATGGGGATCAAGAGTAGGCCAGAATCTAAACAAAAGTTTACAGCGGAAGAGCGCGAGCGAATGCCAAATCTGGACTCTGGGGCAAACCCAGACATTCCGATAAACCATGCCTATGCAGGATCTCGGGCAAGGTTGACCCTACGACAGCAGTTAATCGGCTACGGTACGGTACATTTCCTCGAAATGAGTGCCTATGCGGTATTTCTGACGTACTTCGCTCTCTATGCAGCCCACATGATGCATTGGGACCCATTTGCGACCAGCTTGGCTTTTACCGTGGCCGGAATCTCCACGCTGGCTGCTGCACCCGTAGCCGGTTATCTATCCGATCGTATGGGTGATCGACTGCTGCTCTGCATGCTCGGCATGTTAATGATCGGCATTGAAGTGGTTGTTTTTCTAAGCACCTCTTCTTATGCATGGGTTTATGTTGGCATGCTGATTGGCGGGGTTGGCGGTGCCTGTTACATGGATTCCTTTTTCGCTCATATCGGGGACCACATCCCTGATGCAGGCAGAAGCGAGGTCATTGGCAAAATCGTCTCTGCGGCGGAGATCGGCTCCATCATATCTCCTCTGATTGCGGCGCTGCTTGTAGAGTACGTTTCGCTCTACGCCGTGTTTGTGTTCAATCTGGTCCTGATCGCTGCTGCTATTGCCGTTCAGGCCGTGATGCGGAGCAGGTACAGAGCGAAACAGGGGTAACGTACAAAACCGCTCACATGAGTGGGCGGTCTTGATCCTTTTATTTT contains:
- a CDS encoding NAD(P)H-dependent oxidoreductase, whose translation is MKSNILVINGHPDPESYCRALSDAYIQGARSSGSDVNLLDLSQMEFNPNLKYGYRKRTELEEDLVKAQELIRQADHLVFVYPLWWGTMPAVLKGFFDRVFLPGFAMRYREGSPLWDKLLKGKSAQLIVTMDTPRWYYRLIYRQAGHRVMSSNILKFSGVSPVRVTEISPIKGSTEAFRLKWLGKIEEMGAKQGKR
- a CDS encoding AraC family transcriptional regulator; this translates as MNNHNIGVSISLLYPIMKTLVHKGFELEAFFKYADFDSAVLEHADARIPVDELERIMQQASAYSNDLYFGLNQGLLLDFADLGLPGYVMMHSQTIGDALAAYQRYNIILYSGFNLDWEIQGQDVVLRLFLQSPQQMSRHCVEDMAISVLYLIRKLANRPVAVKEVRFSHEAPDDTGDLRPYIDMFGVAPQFGEPHNLLRLHKDILRQPVLYSDAKMLQVFETMAEKSKDLLQPSHTFSGKVSRWLIDSLPASFPTLQHTAEHLGVSIRTLQSRLREEGTTYHEISVQVRRELAQKYLQEGQYSVGEIAYALHFSEQSAFQNAFKKWTGQTPGQYRAGLT
- a CDS encoding ABC transporter substrate-binding protein gives rise to the protein MKQLVRTFAIVFVAAFALMILASYLNKSQGYSGGNTLTIYNWGDYIDPDLLTEFEEETGIKVIYQTFDSNEAMLTKIEQGGTTFDVAIPSEYAISKMKEENLLVPLDHSKLTNLNNIDPDFLNLSFDEGNQYSIPYFWGTVGIVYNPELVDGLTFDSWDDLWDPRLKNQILLLDGAREVIGMGLNSLHYSLNDTNEDHLQEALAKLSTLTPNVRAIVGDEIKMLLANEEAAVGLVWSGDASEIMDENDKLDYVVPEEGSNLWFDNMVIPKTASNIEGAHQFINFMLDPDHAARNAEYVGYSTPNAEALKLLPEDISSDERFYPDDSLTSKLEVYDNLGKKMLSHYNDLFLEFKMHSK
- a CDS encoding ABC transporter permease; translated protein: MGRNGKLSNVYLAVVFAILYAPIAYLIFYSFNSGGHMRNFEGFTLEWYREVFADTRLLIIVLNTFIIALLSSAISTILGVAGALAIYHVRRKRTKNTLLSLNNVLIVSPDVIIGASFLILFTMIGIKLGFTSVLLSHIAFSVPIVVIMVLPKLQEMSPTLMDAARDLGAGSWQILTRVVLPYVKPGIFAGFFMALTYSLDDFAVTFFVTGNGYSTLSVEIYSRARQGVSLSINALSTLLFLLTVLLVIGYYFINRRAARTPAGRGLRP
- a CDS encoding ABC transporter permease, with translation MQSKASTRNAYLIPYVLWMVLFVVAPVLLVVYYSFFDVEGNFTFGNYARFFTPVYMQMTLSSFWYALLITVFALLVSYPTAYLLTRTKHKQLWLLLIILPSWINLLLKAYAFIGLFGTYGLTNSLLEVIGIGSQQILFTDFSFIFVSVYIFIPFMILPIFNALEEMNPSLIYAARDLGASSWLTFRRVIFPLTLTGVKSGCQAVFIPALSLFMITRLIAGNRVITLGTAIEQHFLVTQDWGMGSTIAVFLIIAMAIIMFLTGSGKKEVRNGKKRKAV
- a CDS encoding ABC transporter ATP-binding protein; translation: MSDQQPIIRFDRVTQQYDQDEAVLKEVSFEIERGKFYTLLGPSGCGKTTILRLIAGFAEPTQGSIYFNGALINRVPAHQRQVNTVFQDYALFPHLNVFENVAFGLRIKKMKTAEIRSKVLEALKFVNLSGYENREIGEMSGGQRQRVAIARAIVNEPEILLLDEPLSALDLKLRTEMQYELRELQQRLGITFIFVTHDQEEALAMSDEIFVLNGGVIQQSGTPNDIYDEPINRFVADFIGESNIVSGKMKQDFVVEFAGAQYECVDQGLQPNEPVEIVIRPEDLEITTEDQGKLKVNVDSQLFRGVHYEISSYDDAGNEWLVHSTKKAVVGERIGLYFDPEAIHVMRFNETEEEFDKRLEAYQEAVHAE
- a CDS encoding MFS transporter → MDIRRNLPLLMIICFLSQMGGFMILPLFPLFIEEFGLSGWMMGVIFALFYVGKVIGGVPAAALYRKLGGQRALIVMLFILAVCMGGFAVSSAALLFGLLRLLQGLASTGLTVIVRSIIGDGGNADNRGLYNGYISSSEGGGMVLGPVISGWLALHWPLSAPFLLVTLCCLIAMGTAMGIKSRPESKQKFTAEERERMPNLDSGANPDIPINHAYAGSRARLTLRQQLIGYGTVHFLEMSAYAVFLTYFALYAAHMMHWDPFATSLAFTVAGISTLAAAPVAGYLSDRMGDRLLLCMLGMLMIGIEVVVFLSTSSYAWVYVGMLIGGVGGACYMDSFFAHIGDHIPDAGRSEVIGKIVSAAEIGSIISPLIAALLVEYVSLYAVFVFNLVLIAAAIAVQAVMRSRYRAKQG